ATATAAAAAATATAATGAAACTTACTCAAATTGCTCTGGATCAAACAAATACGACATTTGAGGAAATCGATGCCCTCGCAGTTTCTGTAAATCCGGGTTTGATCGGTGCGTTGCTGGTTGGAGTTTCCTTTGCAAAAAGTCTCGCTTACAGTTTGCAGAAACCTCTCATTGCAGTGAATCACATGCTCGGTCACATTTATGCAAATAAGATCGAAAATCCGGAATTAGAACCACCTTATCTTGCTCTCGTTGTTTCCGGAGGGCATACGGAACTTGTCGATTTTGTCTCCTACAATAATTTTAAGATTGTTGGTAAGACAAGAGATGATGCTGCCGGAGAAGCTTTTGATAAAACTGCAAAATTATTGAATCTCGGATATCCGGGAGGTCCGATGATCGATAAAACAGCAACAAACGGTAATCCCGCGTTTGTCGAATTTCCGCGTGCTTTAAATAGAAAAGATAGTTATGATTTCAGTTTTAGCGGACTAAAAACAGCGATCAGGAATTACCTTCTAAATAAAAAAGAAGAATTCATCAAAGAACATATTGCAGATATTTCTGCTTCGGTGCAGGCAGCGATTGTTGATAGTCTGGTTAAGAAAACGATCAATTACGCAAAAAAAGCGAATTCCAAGACCATCATTGTGGCAGGAGGAGTTTCCGCAAATAGCCTGTTAAGAAAACAGATCAAATTAGAAGCAGAAAAAATCGGAGCTGAAGTTTATATTCCTGCTCTTGAATATTGTATGGATA
The sequence above is drawn from the Candidatus Cloacimonadota bacterium genome and encodes:
- the tsaD gene encoding tRNA (adenosine(37)-N6)-threonylcarbamoyltransferase complex transferase subunit TsaD, yielding MKPIKILAFETSCDDTSVAVIDSNYKVYINLISSQTTHEDFGGVVPELASRLHIKNIMKLTQIALDQTNTTFEEIDALAVSVNPGLIGALLVGVSFAKSLAYSLQKPLIAVNHMLGHIYANKIENPELEPPYLALVVSGGHTELVDFVSYNNFKIVGKTRDDAAGEAFDKTAKLLNLGYPGGPMIDKTATNGNPAFVEFPRALNRKDSYDFSFSGLKTAIRNYLLNKKEEFIKEHIADISASVQAAIVDSLVKKTINYAKKANSKTIIVAGGVSANSLLRKQIKLEAEKIGAEVYIPALEYCMDNAAMIGAAAIEKYFRKEFADLSLNAFSKKGLRFI